In Hamadaea flava, a genomic segment contains:
- a CDS encoding VWA domain-containing protein → MASHVTPAGAAITHPPIAADWKPWSDTWTQLVQRLSPRRDLTVIVTPGAGQGSPACMTVPDATIEVNADHVTVDPTVADPTDLTMRPLYATGWGLLVHEAAHADHTRWPEAVDDTCDRRVLDAAMLLEEARSEHRHLARRPRDRQWLTAATTELLLDIPPLFSRADAATAAALLLARVDAGILTVDVAADARQAIRAILGGKLLTKLEKIWRRALRTRDDDHSAMIEWADQWVRALGHVAHQLAPEAAGRLRQAIEAVVAVIAAQVHSDAIDALNELARRQRAAQNATEQAIRAAAKRAAEQLFRRPATVATRPPADAERAACGKLTRALRDAALREPTVTIGAAPVPPGRLRVRAAMSNQIQTRMGQTPTSEPWRRKTRQPNPRPPLRAGIAVDVSGSMAGFLDPAAVTTWLLANATSRLPGSATATVIFGDQTRAITRPGQPLAGVPILPQDGATEGLLTAIDALDDQLGLSAAGHSARLLVIVSDGWLDSQELALCQGRLDRLARAGCGLLWIGPENSLPLRGGRIVLADDTATIADLITSAAVDALRER, encoded by the coding sequence TTGGCCTCACATGTCACCCCAGCCGGTGCGGCGATCACACATCCGCCGATCGCCGCCGACTGGAAACCCTGGTCGGACACCTGGACCCAGCTCGTTCAACGGCTCAGCCCGCGCCGGGATCTGACGGTCATCGTCACCCCCGGCGCCGGCCAAGGATCACCGGCGTGCATGACCGTCCCCGACGCCACCATTGAAGTCAACGCCGACCACGTCACCGTCGACCCCACGGTTGCGGATCCCACGGACCTGACGATGCGGCCCCTTTACGCCACAGGCTGGGGTCTGCTGGTCCACGAAGCCGCACACGCCGACCACACCCGATGGCCCGAAGCCGTCGACGACACCTGCGACCGGCGTGTCCTCGACGCGGCCATGCTGCTGGAGGAAGCCCGCAGCGAACACCGCCACCTTGCCCGGCGGCCCCGCGACCGGCAATGGCTGACCGCGGCCACCACCGAACTCCTCCTCGACATCCCGCCCCTGTTCAGCCGAGCCGACGCCGCCACGGCTGCCGCGCTGCTGCTGGCCCGCGTCGACGCCGGCATCCTGACCGTCGACGTGGCCGCCGACGCCCGGCAGGCCATCCGCGCCATCCTCGGCGGCAAACTGCTCACCAAACTCGAGAAGATCTGGCGCCGGGCGTTACGGACCCGCGACGACGACCATTCGGCCATGATCGAATGGGCTGACCAGTGGGTTCGTGCCCTGGGCCACGTCGCACACCAGTTGGCGCCCGAGGCCGCCGGCCGCCTCCGGCAGGCGATCGAGGCGGTCGTCGCGGTCATCGCCGCCCAGGTGCACTCCGACGCGATTGACGCGCTCAACGAACTGGCCCGCCGCCAACGTGCCGCACAGAACGCCACCGAACAGGCCATTCGTGCGGCGGCGAAACGGGCCGCCGAGCAACTGTTCCGCCGGCCCGCCACGGTGGCGACCCGGCCACCGGCCGACGCCGAACGCGCCGCATGCGGGAAACTGACCCGCGCGCTGCGCGACGCGGCACTGCGCGAGCCGACCGTGACCATCGGCGCCGCACCGGTTCCACCCGGCCGGCTGCGCGTGCGGGCCGCGATGAGCAACCAGATCCAGACCCGCATGGGCCAGACCCCGACGAGTGAACCGTGGCGGCGCAAAACCCGCCAACCCAACCCGCGTCCACCGCTGCGCGCCGGCATCGCCGTCGATGTCTCTGGCAGCATGGCAGGCTTCCTCGACCCGGCCGCCGTCACCACCTGGCTCCTGGCCAACGCCACCAGCCGGCTACCCGGATCGGCCACCGCAACGGTGATCTTCGGCGACCAGACGCGCGCCATCACCCGCCCCGGGCAACCCTTGGCCGGTGTGCCGATCCTGCCTCAGGACGGTGCCACCGAAGGATTGCTCACCGCCATCGACGCACTCGACGACCAACTCGGTCTGTCGGCCGCCGGGCACAGCGCTCGCCTGCTCGTCATCGTCAGCGATGGTTGGCTCGACTCGCAAGAGCTCGCGTTGTGCCAAGGCCGCCTGGACCGGCTCGCCCGCGCAGGCTGCGGCCTGCTGTGGATCGGACCGGAAAACAGCCTCCCCCTGCGCGGCGGGCGCATCGTGCTGGCCGACGACACCGCCACCATCGCCGACCTGATCACCAGCGCCGCCGTCGACGCCCTACGTGAACGCTGA
- a CDS encoding BTAD domain-containing putative transcriptional regulator encodes MAANTSPWTRLARGVRAVVNTICSLTVMAGFAWFLVRLSGWPLPDHWPTRAEWIALLDDPLQGSFLRDLGACTGWLLLLLIVTALAVEIIARLAHRRWPRLRLPAPLRALAAGIVGASIIGLITGPAHAKTTSGPAQKPPAATAVVATPATMHPSIVKTTNTTGKVTFVVKGQRYHVTVRRGDTMSTIARQWLGNADRWPEICRLNKHRHFAAGGTLRDCDLIYPRWDLKLPADAVPPTGAIPAHKPTPNPPTTTPPATDPELPPRQPPVTPTIPTPSPSITTPATVDPDGVVNLETTAPSNQAPTPDRSASSKATAARSAHTAADSWLTYTLAAALLAAATLVIRRRRLARQSSRDRATRTGQPRPLPYIATLARHLLRLPDSSTRAAHRNQPDDETIALPAELGPPDTRTSEPAAVGAVGMVGPEAVAATRAAVIAALSPDGDNPPGHVITTTETMQALLDDRAVDTTGWPHLHICDSVDDALDEMHAQLLATRRTLDDPVSTHPTVHRTLLVLVPPLDHHQTDRMQSLLEAASTSAAVRIVGDWPTSQWIAVDGTTDGNGPGQAQLTAADTVDALHLIREATAGPATAPPPDLSAGVTRGAGDGEPIKLPRENGYTAAAVGAVPGPDGDDKATLQVLGQIAFGPDRPGTRPHLRGKAKELAVYLACRPNGGDVSIICEILYPDSTVAKSLTSVQQAVTSLRRVLTYHTTLRGNPILLSGDRYRLNPDLVDVDLWQLHRHTRAAAAATDPHQRQTHLEHATSLGATTLAPELDADWIEAYRVTTTVTIVEAHTALADLTTPHDPERATELLATAICADPGNEALYRRHMRLLASLGMTDAVHATIRNLTQVLADLDTAPEQATLDLARELLDAKPNLAALAPTGAA; translated from the coding sequence GTGGCAGCCAACACCTCGCCATGGACACGACTGGCCCGCGGTGTGCGCGCCGTGGTCAACACGATCTGCAGCCTGACGGTCATGGCCGGGTTCGCCTGGTTCCTGGTACGGCTGTCCGGCTGGCCGCTACCCGACCATTGGCCCACCCGCGCGGAGTGGATCGCGCTGCTCGACGATCCGCTGCAGGGCAGCTTTCTGCGCGATCTCGGGGCCTGCACAGGGTGGCTGCTGTTGCTGCTCATCGTCACCGCCCTCGCCGTCGAGATCATCGCCCGGCTGGCCCACCGCCGCTGGCCGCGGCTGCGGCTGCCCGCTCCGTTGCGGGCGTTGGCGGCCGGCATCGTCGGCGCCAGCATCATCGGCCTGATCACCGGCCCCGCCCACGCCAAAACCACCAGCGGACCAGCCCAGAAACCACCAGCAGCGACCGCCGTCGTGGCCACCCCGGCCACCATGCATCCGTCCATCGTCAAGACGACGAACACGACCGGCAAGGTCACATTCGTGGTCAAAGGCCAGCGATATCACGTCACCGTCCGCCGCGGCGACACCATGTCCACGATCGCCCGGCAGTGGCTCGGCAACGCCGACAGGTGGCCAGAAATCTGCCGGCTCAACAAGCATCGCCATTTCGCCGCAGGTGGAACCCTGCGCGACTGCGACCTCATCTATCCCCGCTGGGACCTCAAACTCCCCGCCGACGCCGTCCCGCCAACCGGCGCGATACCAGCACACAAGCCGACACCGAATCCACCCACGACCACACCACCGGCCACCGATCCGGAACTGCCGCCCCGCCAGCCACCCGTCACACCGACGATCCCGACGCCATCGCCGAGCATCACCACTCCCGCCACCGTCGACCCCGACGGCGTCGTCAACCTCGAAACCACTGCGCCATCGAATCAGGCCCCCACACCTGATCGCAGCGCCAGCAGCAAGGCCACTGCCGCCCGCTCCGCACACACCGCAGCCGACAGTTGGCTGACCTATACGCTCGCCGCCGCGCTGCTGGCTGCTGCGACTCTGGTCATCCGACGCCGAAGGCTGGCCCGCCAGAGCTCCCGCGACCGTGCTACCAGAACCGGCCAACCACGGCCGCTGCCCTACATCGCCACCCTCGCCCGGCACCTACTCCGGCTGCCAGACTCCTCCACCCGGGCAGCACACCGAAACCAGCCTGACGACGAGACCATCGCCCTGCCTGCCGAACTCGGCCCACCCGACACTCGGACATCGGAGCCGGCCGCAGTCGGCGCCGTCGGGATGGTCGGGCCCGAAGCAGTGGCCGCCACCCGCGCGGCCGTCATCGCCGCGCTGTCGCCCGACGGCGACAACCCGCCAGGGCACGTCATCACTACCACCGAAACCATGCAGGCACTGCTCGACGACCGTGCCGTCGACACGACCGGCTGGCCCCATCTGCACATCTGCGACTCGGTCGACGACGCTCTCGACGAGATGCACGCCCAACTCCTGGCTACCCGCCGCACCCTCGACGATCCAGTCTCCACCCACCCGACCGTCCACCGGACGCTGCTGGTCCTCGTCCCGCCGCTGGACCACCACCAAACCGATCGAATGCAATCGCTACTCGAGGCGGCCAGCACCTCGGCGGCTGTCCGCATCGTCGGCGACTGGCCCACATCACAATGGATCGCCGTCGACGGAACCACCGACGGCAACGGCCCAGGACAAGCGCAGCTCACCGCCGCGGACACCGTCGACGCCCTGCACCTGATCCGCGAAGCCACCGCTGGACCCGCCACCGCGCCACCACCCGACCTCAGCGCAGGCGTCACCCGGGGCGCTGGGGACGGGGAACCTATCAAGCTACCGCGCGAGAATGGCTACACAGCGGCCGCCGTCGGCGCTGTGCCTGGCCCCGACGGCGACGACAAGGCAACCCTGCAGGTCCTCGGACAGATCGCCTTCGGACCTGACCGACCTGGCACCCGCCCACACCTGCGCGGCAAAGCAAAGGAACTCGCCGTCTACCTCGCGTGCCGGCCCAACGGCGGCGACGTCAGCATCATCTGCGAGATCCTCTACCCCGACTCCACCGTCGCCAAGTCGCTGACCAGCGTCCAGCAAGCCGTCACCAGCCTGCGCAGAGTCCTCACCTACCACACCACCCTGCGCGGCAACCCGATCTTGCTGTCCGGCGACCGGTACCGGCTCAACCCCGACCTCGTCGACGTCGACCTATGGCAACTCCACCGACACACCAGAGCCGCAGCCGCAGCCACCGACCCACACCAGCGGCAAACACACCTCGAACACGCCACCAGCCTCGGCGCCACAACCCTGGCCCCCGAACTCGACGCCGACTGGATCGAGGCATACCGCGTCACCACCACCGTCACCATCGTCGAAGCCCACACCGCCCTCGCCGACCTCACCACCCCCCATGACCCCGAACGCGCCACGGAGCTACTGGCCACGGCCATCTGCGCCGACCCCGGCAACGAAGCGCTTTACCGCCGCCACATGCGCCTGCTGGCCAGCCTCGGCATGACCGACGCCGTCCACGCCACCATCCGCAACCTCACGCAGGTCCTGGCCGACCTCGACACCGCACCCGAGCAAGCGACGCTGGACCTGGCCCGCGAACTCCTCGACGCAAAGCCGAACCTCGCGGCCTTGGCTCCAACCGGCGCAGCATGA
- a CDS encoding MFS transporter, whose product MSTTTVIAQVVSTPDAALETAGWWARRFGGLPTTFWRLMAGVGAARLGFVVVPFLAFWLTSDQHYTPVQVGWVMTAFGTGWMIAMPLGGWLADQIGRRATITTTAACAAGSYLLLGGVHGLPATIAAALLVGVGFDAYRPAVQSTITDTLPNTDRGRGLALLYLVMNLSRLAACALGGLLASGAGFRWLFTANAAANLGLAAVAWRVVPAREPRPTRPVRARSAGYGCVFVGFTAITLVFYTVHMQSMVALPVMLGHAGATPALYGLLLALDPLVVVVVQLVAQQWLTRTPTLLVSGLGVAVVGTGLALTGLSPSLGWAAATIPIWVAGEVAFLTAAPAVIATLAPADQRGRYFGIWGATQGTAAVAAPLLAAAAAGSDLLWIAGGISGLAAAIGCLALHHATTHRGAAPACLEGPTA is encoded by the coding sequence ATGAGCACCACCACCGTCATCGCCCAGGTCGTGTCCACCCCCGACGCAGCCTTGGAAACCGCCGGCTGGTGGGCCCGCCGCTTCGGCGGACTACCCACCACGTTCTGGCGGCTGATGGCCGGAGTCGGCGCGGCCCGGCTCGGGTTCGTCGTCGTGCCGTTCCTGGCCTTCTGGCTCACCAGCGACCAGCACTACACGCCGGTCCAGGTCGGCTGGGTGATGACCGCGTTCGGCACCGGCTGGATGATCGCCATGCCTCTCGGCGGGTGGCTGGCCGACCAGATCGGCCGCCGAGCGACCATCACCACCACCGCGGCGTGCGCCGCGGGCAGCTACCTGCTCCTCGGCGGCGTGCACGGCCTACCGGCCACCATCGCCGCCGCGCTTCTGGTCGGAGTCGGTTTCGACGCCTACCGGCCCGCCGTCCAGTCCACCATCACCGACACCCTTCCCAACACAGATCGCGGCCGCGGGCTCGCTCTGCTGTATCTGGTGATGAACCTTTCCCGGCTGGCCGCTTGCGCTCTCGGCGGACTATTGGCCAGCGGCGCGGGGTTCCGGTGGCTGTTCACGGCCAACGCCGCCGCCAACCTTGGCCTGGCCGCCGTCGCCTGGCGGGTCGTCCCGGCCCGCGAACCCCGCCCCACCCGGCCGGTACGAGCACGATCGGCAGGCTACGGCTGCGTGTTCGTGGGGTTCACCGCGATCACACTCGTCTTCTACACCGTGCACATGCAGAGCATGGTCGCCCTGCCGGTGATGCTCGGCCACGCCGGGGCCACCCCAGCGCTCTACGGACTTCTGCTGGCCCTCGACCCGCTCGTGGTCGTGGTCGTGCAACTCGTCGCGCAGCAGTGGCTCACCCGCACACCCACGCTTCTGGTCAGCGGACTCGGCGTCGCCGTCGTCGGAACCGGACTCGCCCTCACCGGACTGAGCCCCAGCCTCGGCTGGGCTGCGGCCACCATCCCAATCTGGGTCGCCGGCGAGGTCGCGTTCCTCACCGCCGCACCCGCCGTCATCGCCACGCTCGCCCCAGCCGACCAACGGGGCCGCTACTTCGGCATCTGGGGCGCCACCCAAGGCACCGCAGCCGTCGCCGCACCCCTGCTCGCCGCCGCAGCCGCCGGATCAGACCTGCTCTGGATCGCCGGCGGCATCAGCGGACTCGCCGCGGCGATCGGCTGCCTCGCACTGCACCACGCAACCACCCACCGCGGCGCCGCACCGGCTTGCCTGGAAGGACCCACAGCATGA
- a CDS encoding Hsp70 family protein yields the protein MTNYPRQSILTLPYAAAAQIPANPLSVPDPPSTADAATDPVRLTDHGLAHGAAWPAAGTRSAAARLAVDVGADNTTALLEIDQRRIPLLFDGQLALPTPRADVLGRLIDVKGALRPSGDAHHHSSEQAVYQALLQRVVAAADTPIAQLVLTVPPTWGPRRRDLIRQRAADAGLPTPVIVSEAAAAAQATMPHTAEADTVLVCDLGTTGHLTLLRRTDRGWNQLATNSSDTYGGRGLDQAMAHTLSPDDADEPALLTRCASARLDLQTQAAVLDDPGPTAIRIPGHDLAALYHLDDLVQVTTTACEQLVNAARDTLAAADTTPNALSGIVVRGGAAAAIIPGAELRADLGVTPVEPIDPHLLCHGALSLAPAPTAQAVTQPAESAGRRWLKPAHLAAIVLPSILGAHLATQEIDETFTYTDKLRSYRDMYDYEKIQVLFDRPSFAVAGWCLMLSAIAAGTLMTSLLHRHDIEEGIPGRHARLGGQVQIYSVVIGLAIVLMQGVLGYAIIGSPPLDVPRFPVIALTGAVVPAAIVLLVGLLAPLSRRLRIHGWAERLHHPISGPLLAACGSIAGNLYFDTPRVLDWVSLPPGGGQRIRAVLIGVAIVITLVNHRIARAILAIVLALGAFLATGDYYTVFAAGDQLTTAYLAVVAFWWIRQTAHIALDAHPHGLRRMWDSINQQPGPASPPTHEATAGSTPAPTNTPTSPTSAASGLLASGPAGADPAPAGHDTSTTV from the coding sequence ATGACCAACTATCCCCGCCAGTCGATCTTGACTCTGCCGTACGCGGCAGCGGCCCAGATCCCGGCAAACCCGCTGTCGGTGCCGGACCCTCCGTCGACCGCAGACGCCGCCACAGATCCGGTCCGCCTCACCGACCACGGGTTAGCGCACGGCGCGGCCTGGCCAGCGGCCGGCACACGATCTGCGGCAGCGCGGCTGGCAGTCGACGTCGGCGCCGACAACACGACCGCGCTGCTGGAGATCGACCAGCGCCGCATCCCGCTGCTGTTCGATGGGCAGCTCGCCCTACCGACTCCGCGCGCGGACGTACTCGGACGCCTGATCGATGTCAAAGGCGCGCTGCGGCCGTCCGGCGACGCCCACCATCACAGCTCCGAGCAGGCCGTCTACCAAGCTCTGCTGCAACGAGTGGTCGCCGCGGCCGACACCCCAATCGCGCAACTGGTACTCACCGTGCCCCCGACCTGGGGACCACGACGCCGCGACCTGATCCGCCAACGCGCCGCCGACGCCGGACTGCCCACACCGGTCATCGTCAGCGAAGCCGCCGCCGCAGCACAGGCCACCATGCCGCACACCGCCGAAGCCGACACGGTCCTGGTGTGTGACCTCGGCACCACCGGACACCTCACACTGCTACGCCGAACCGACCGCGGCTGGAACCAGCTGGCCACCAACAGCTCCGACACCTACGGCGGCCGAGGCCTCGACCAGGCCATGGCCCACACACTGTCCCCCGACGACGCCGACGAACCCGCGCTGCTGACCCGCTGCGCATCCGCCCGGCTAGACCTGCAAACCCAGGCAGCAGTGCTGGACGATCCCGGGCCGACCGCGATCCGCATCCCCGGCCACGACCTGGCCGCCCTCTACCACCTCGACGACCTCGTCCAGGTCACCACCACCGCCTGCGAGCAGCTCGTCAACGCAGCCCGCGACACCCTGGCCGCCGCCGACACCACACCCAACGCCCTGTCCGGGATCGTCGTACGCGGCGGCGCCGCAGCCGCGATCATCCCCGGCGCCGAACTCCGCGCGGACCTCGGCGTCACCCCCGTCGAACCCATCGACCCGCACCTGCTGTGCCACGGCGCCCTCTCCCTCGCACCCGCCCCTACCGCGCAAGCCGTCACACAGCCTGCGGAGTCGGCGGGCCGGCGATGGCTCAAACCCGCGCACTTGGCCGCGATCGTGCTCCCCTCGATCCTCGGCGCGCACCTGGCCACCCAAGAGATCGACGAAACGTTCACCTACACCGACAAGCTGCGCTCCTACCGCGACATGTACGACTACGAAAAGATCCAAGTGCTGTTCGACCGGCCATCGTTCGCCGTCGCCGGCTGGTGCCTCATGCTGTCCGCGATCGCAGCCGGCACCCTGATGACCAGCCTGCTGCACCGCCACGACATCGAGGAAGGCATCCCCGGCCGGCATGCGCGCCTCGGCGGGCAGGTACAGATCTACTCGGTGGTGATCGGGCTGGCTATCGTGCTGATGCAAGGAGTGCTCGGCTACGCGATCATCGGCAGCCCGCCCTTGGACGTACCCCGCTTCCCGGTGATCGCCCTCACCGGAGCCGTCGTCCCCGCGGCGATCGTCTTACTCGTCGGGCTGCTCGCACCGCTGTCCAGACGGCTACGCATCCACGGCTGGGCCGAACGGCTGCACCATCCGATCAGCGGGCCACTGCTGGCCGCCTGTGGCTCGATCGCCGGCAACCTCTACTTCGACACTCCACGCGTGCTCGACTGGGTGTCGCTACCACCGGGCGGCGGGCAACGCATCAGAGCCGTCCTGATCGGCGTCGCGATCGTCATCACCCTGGTCAACCACCGCATCGCCCGCGCCATCCTCGCGATCGTCCTCGCCCTCGGCGCATTCCTGGCAACCGGCGACTACTACACCGTGTTCGCCGCCGGCGACCAGCTCACCACCGCCTACCTCGCCGTCGTCGCATTCTGGTGGATCCGTCAAACCGCCCACATCGCCCTCGACGCCCATCCCCACGGGTTACGCCGCATGTGGGACTCGATCAACCAGCAGCCCGGACCCGCATCGCCGCCCACCCACGAGGCGACCGCCGGCAGCACCCCAGCCCCTACCAATACCCCGACCTCGCCGACATCGGCCGCTTCCGGCCTTCTGGCATCCGGGCCGGCCGGGGCAGATCCCGCACCCGCCGGCCACGACACCAGCACCACGGTGTGA
- a CDS encoding DUF4314 domain-containing protein gives MNSQHAHEHAAHRKAEYRRGMRVRLIRFATTGDGLDDNHLVPNGTCGTITFIDDLGTLHMRWDNGSTLGLAIGDEFELLPASG, from the coding sequence ATGAACAGCCAGCATGCACATGAGCACGCCGCCCACCGTAAAGCCGAATACCGGCGCGGGATGCGGGTCCGCCTGATCCGATTCGCCACCACCGGCGACGGCCTCGACGACAATCACCTCGTCCCGAACGGCACGTGCGGCACTATCACCTTCATCGACGACCTCGGCACCCTGCACATGCGCTGGGACAACGGATCCACCCTCGGACTGGCCATCGGCGACGAGTTCGAACTCCTACCCGCCAGCGGCTGA
- a CDS encoding AAA family ATPase, whose product MTTPTPPKLNRSGTVKLGPNELRKDVLAFLAAHPDKAFTIAEICAGIGRTNGAVPLAAKRLVELGQAVNVGNTFQFAAGTATPPASAAPPVAVVAGKPTSILRPNGQQYYPRRLADGTDIEVLRRLRTAGIPALLYGPPGTGKTSLLEAAFPDLITLAGDEDTTVGDLVGDYVPDGAGGYRWVDGPLTVAMTTGAVLLADDATLISPKVLAALYPAMDGRGEITVKAHGARTVHAVPGFYVVAGHNPGAHGAILTEALASRFTAQIEVSTDYDLAQQLGVDKRLVAAARVLSGKTKTGEAGWAPQMRELLGAQRLAAQIGLDHAVANLIGAAPPEDRDEVVATLTKAFRKPPLSPLSVGNQI is encoded by the coding sequence ATGACGACGCCGACCCCACCCAAGCTCAACCGCTCCGGCACGGTCAAACTCGGCCCGAACGAGCTGCGCAAGGACGTCCTTGCTTTCCTGGCCGCCCATCCCGACAAGGCCTTCACGATCGCCGAGATCTGCGCCGGGATCGGCCGCACGAACGGTGCGGTGCCCCTGGCCGCCAAGCGCCTGGTCGAACTCGGGCAGGCCGTGAACGTCGGCAACACCTTCCAGTTCGCCGCCGGCACCGCGACACCCCCAGCATCCGCGGCCCCACCGGTGGCAGTGGTGGCGGGCAAGCCCACGTCGATCCTGCGCCCGAACGGGCAGCAGTACTATCCCCGACGCCTGGCCGACGGCACAGACATCGAGGTCCTGCGCCGGCTGCGGACGGCGGGCATCCCGGCGCTGCTCTACGGGCCGCCCGGCACCGGCAAGACCTCACTGCTGGAAGCCGCGTTCCCCGACCTGATCACCCTCGCCGGTGACGAGGACACCACCGTCGGGGACCTGGTCGGCGACTACGTGCCAGACGGGGCCGGCGGCTACCGGTGGGTCGACGGGCCACTCACCGTCGCGATGACCACCGGCGCCGTTCTGCTCGCCGACGACGCCACCCTGATCAGCCCCAAAGTACTGGCCGCCCTGTATCCGGCGATGGACGGCCGCGGCGAGATCACAGTGAAAGCCCACGGCGCACGCACCGTCCACGCTGTCCCCGGATTCTACGTCGTGGCCGGGCACAACCCCGGCGCCCACGGGGCGATCCTCACCGAAGCCCTCGCGTCGCGGTTCACCGCGCAGATCGAAGTGTCCACCGACTACGACCTGGCACAGCAACTGGGCGTCGACAAAAGGCTCGTCGCCGCCGCCCGGGTCCTGTCCGGCAAAACCAAGACAGGCGAGGCCGGCTGGGCGCCGCAGATGCGCGAACTGCTCGGCGCCCAGCGCCTGGCCGCGCAGATCGGCCTCGACCACGCCGTAGCCAACCTGATCGGCGCCGCGCCGCCCGAAGACCGCGACGAAGTCGTCGCCACCTTGACGAAGGCGTTCCGTAAACCGCCGCTGTCGCCGCTGTCGGTCGGCAACCAGATCTGA
- a CDS encoding ATP-grasp domain-containing protein: MNPSPRRALRRQWKEHLAMTVLVLSNQTDTLERALNHAGHDVLVCLTEANAALRAAIDPPYQVVTVDRWTAYDQIADLARTLRGHVDQVATTWEGAIVAAGLLRDLLDLPGQRTGDAVAATDKAVMKARLADAGVPVARHRIVTTIDDIAVAARDLGWPLVVKPLAGFGSTNTHVVYTLSDLDSMRPVLDKPVAASAFFATEPAFTPLTEQRGILVEQYVDIHREYHVDACWTGGEPVYQIPGRYNVPPLAGMGGALGSVLLPADGPEAGPVVRLAEHAARTLGIRDGFTHTEIYLDYAGRHIVGEVAARPGGGGIQRSLHHAYGLDIATLLAHSAAGQPIKADLRPRPGVYGWVGPYVPDGTITTIGAPEAIERQPGVIEATVKAKTGGVGGMTGTGLWAGAAGYAFLRGSTVEHVLQLMPRAVEAFAIRVTPTRPELLR; the protein is encoded by the coding sequence GTGAACCCCTCGCCGCGCCGCGCCCTGCGACGCCAGTGGAAGGAACACCTCGCCATGACCGTGCTCGTGCTGTCCAACCAGACCGACACCCTCGAACGCGCCCTCAACCACGCCGGACACGACGTCCTCGTCTGCCTCACCGAGGCCAACGCCGCCCTGCGCGCCGCCATCGACCCGCCGTATCAGGTCGTCACGGTCGACCGGTGGACCGCCTACGACCAGATAGCCGACCTCGCCCGCACCCTGCGCGGCCATGTCGACCAGGTGGCCACCACATGGGAAGGCGCGATCGTCGCCGCCGGCCTCCTGCGGGATCTGCTGGACCTGCCGGGCCAGCGCACCGGCGACGCGGTCGCCGCCACCGACAAAGCCGTCATGAAAGCCCGGCTCGCCGACGCCGGCGTGCCGGTGGCCCGGCACCGCATCGTCACCACCATCGACGACATCGCCGTCGCCGCCCGCGACCTCGGCTGGCCCCTGGTGGTCAAACCCCTGGCCGGATTCGGCTCGACCAACACCCACGTCGTCTACACCCTGTCCGACCTGGACTCCATGCGCCCGGTCCTCGACAAGCCGGTCGCCGCGTCGGCGTTCTTCGCGACCGAACCGGCCTTCACCCCGCTGACCGAGCAACGCGGCATCCTCGTCGAGCAGTACGTCGACATCCACCGCGAATACCACGTCGACGCCTGCTGGACCGGCGGCGAACCCGTCTACCAGATCCCTGGCCGCTACAACGTGCCGCCACTGGCCGGCATGGGCGGCGCCCTCGGCTCGGTGCTGCTACCCGCCGACGGGCCTGAAGCCGGCCCGGTCGTGCGGCTGGCCGAACACGCCGCCCGGACCCTGGGCATCCGCGACGGATTCACCCACACCGAGATCTACCTCGACTACGCCGGACGCCACATCGTCGGCGAGGTCGCCGCCCGCCCCGGCGGCGGCGGCATCCAGCGCAGCCTGCACCACGCCTACGGCCTGGACATCGCAACCCTGCTCGCCCACAGCGCCGCCGGACAACCGATCAAAGCCGACCTACGCCCCCGGCCCGGCGTCTACGGCTGGGTGGGCCCCTACGTGCCCGACGGCACCATCACCACCATCGGCGCCCCCGAAGCCATCGAACGCCAGCCCGGCGTCATCGAAGCCACCGTCAAAGCCAAGACCGGCGGGGTCGGTGGCATGACCGGCACCGGCCTGTGGGCCGGCGCCGCAGGGTACGCGTTCCTGCGCGGCTCGACCGTCGAGCACGTGCTGCAACTGATGCCCCGCGCCGTCGAAGCGTTCGCCATCCGCGTCACACCCACTCGACCGGAGCTGCTGCGATGA
- a CDS encoding DUF4262 domain-containing protein, giving the protein MNHHRPAPGPLTPEQQQWLQHTIETVGWAVITTALQAVSVDVPFAYTVGLTERDLPELLIVGVRHDTAISLLNDLARRANSSGPLLHGQRLDDLITGLDVLILEGPADGLLRPSAALYLYGPGAVRLQQCVWPDPDGRFPWEPGYTMHPAAQPTISQPEPS; this is encoded by the coding sequence ATGAACCACCACCGACCCGCTCCAGGCCCGCTGACACCAGAACAGCAGCAGTGGCTCCAGCACACCATCGAAACCGTCGGCTGGGCGGTCATCACCACAGCCCTGCAGGCCGTCAGCGTCGATGTACCCTTCGCCTACACCGTCGGGCTCACCGAACGCGACCTGCCGGAACTACTCATCGTCGGAGTGCGGCACGACACCGCGATCAGCCTGCTCAACGACCTGGCCCGCCGAGCCAACAGTAGCGGCCCGCTCCTGCACGGGCAACGCCTCGACGACCTGATCACCGGCCTCGACGTGCTCATCCTCGAGGGACCCGCCGACGGACTGCTGCGCCCATCGGCGGCCCTGTACCTGTACGGGCCTGGTGCCGTGCGGCTGCAGCAATGTGTTTGGCCCGACCCGGACGGCCGGTTCCCCTGGGAACCCGGCTACACCATGCACCCCGCCGCACAGCCCACCATCAGTCAGCCGGAACCGTCATGA